A genomic window from Vitis riparia cultivar Riparia Gloire de Montpellier isolate 1030 chromosome 16, EGFV_Vit.rip_1.0, whole genome shotgun sequence includes:
- the LOC117933584 gene encoding pentatricopeptide repeat-containing protein At3g29230-like produces the protein MLCPLEQRIPYLLQQCTFNQLKQIHAFILTTSLLHDIQISSKFLRRSTEFGAMEYPSLVFSQLGGVFNTDIMIWNGMMRGYAYNGPVHRCISMFDEMLQRGLKPNNFTYPYVLSSCSEMGCFGRGRKVHAHIMKSGFELNFTVADSLLNMYIKMSDSFELGGFRNAKLNDARMMFNGICVKPVELWNRMISKYVSTGDVESARQLFDNMPERDVISWNSMISGYARIGDVANARYLFEQMPEKNVVTWTSLIGAYGGSGDLETAACLFEKMPCRNAVSWNAMISSYTQNGKYEKSLDLFVKMQLEGVDSDGFTFVSVLSACSNLGALEFGKWVHSLIKDWSQLGVIVGTALMEMYAKCGDVNRAFTVFIKIGNKDVFCWNVMIKSLAIHGRTEDAVKLFFLMQKIGLKPNGYTFSSALFACSHGGLVEVGREIFYSMERDFGVCPKLEHFGCLIDLLSRNGRLEEAEALVREMPFEPDIAIWGALLGGCRVKSDLKLAEEVVERAGGLEANESGVYVLLSNIYASAGQWPEALSAREKMEEKKVWKKAGCSSVIHDIHVDV, from the coding sequence ATGCTTTGCCCCTTAGAACAAAGAATCCCATATCTGTTGCAGCAATGCACATTCAACCAGTTGAAACAAATCCATGCCTTCATTCTCACAACCTCCCTTCTCCACGACATCCaaatttcctcaaaatttctCCGCAGAAGCACCGAATTCGGAGCTATGGAGTATCCCAGTCTTGTTTTCTCTCAACTTGGAGGCGTTTTCAATACAGATATCATGATTTGGAATGGTATGATGAGAGGGTATGCTTACAATGGTCCCGTCCATAGATGCATCTCAATGTTCGACGAAATGCTTCAAAGAGGACTTAAACCCAATAACTTCACATACCCATATGTGTTGAGCTCATGTTCTGAGATGGGTTGTTTTGGAAGAGGCAGGAAAGTGCATGCCCATATCATGAAGTCCGGATTTGAGTTGAATTTCACTGTTGCTGATTCATTGTTGAATATGTATATAAAGATGTCAGATTCTTTTGAATTGGGAGGTTTCAGAAATGCGAAATTGAATGATGCTCGTATGATGTTCAATGGAATTTGTGTCAAACCAGTTGAATTGTGGAACAGGATGATCTCTAAGTATGTAAGTACCGGTGATGTAGAGTCTGCAAGGCAGCTGTTTGACAATATGCCCGAAAGAGATGTCATTTCTTGGAATTCAATGATTTCGGGTTATGCCAGAATTGGGGATGTGGCTAATGCAAGATATTTATTTGAGCAGATGCCGGAGAAGAACGTGGTGACTTGGACTTCGTTGATTGGGGCATATGGTGGTTCAGGGGACCTTGAGACTGCAGCATGTCTTTTTGAGAAAATGCCATGCAGGAATGCGGTTTCTTGGAATGCTATGATTTCAAGCTACACCCAGAATGGGAAGTATGAAAAATCGTTGGATCTCTTTGTGAAAATGCAGTTGGAAGGTGTGGATTCAGATGGGTTCACCTTTGTTTCTGTTTTGTCAGCTTGTTCCAACTTAGGTGCTCTAGAGTTTGGGAAGTGGGTACACTCTCTGATAAAAGATTGGTCTCAGTTGGGAGTTATAGTAGGGACTGCCCTCATGGAAATGTATGCTAAATGTGGAGATGTAAATAGAGCTTTTACGGTCTTTATCAAAATTGGGAACAAGGATGTTTTTTGCTGGAATGTTATGATCAAATCACTAGCCATCCATGGAAGAACAGAAGATGCAGTAAAACTTTTCTTCTTGATGCAAAAGATAGGATTGAAGCCTAATGGCTACACATTCAGTAGTGCATTATTTGCTTGCAGTCATGGAGGTTTGGTAGAAGTCGGTCGTGAAATCTTTTATAGTATGGAAAGAGATTTTGGGGTTTGTCCAAAGCTTGAGCACTTTGGATGTTTGATTGACTTGCTTAGCAGAAATGGCCGGCTTGAGGAAGCTGAGGCTCTAGTGAGGGAGATGCCCTTTGAGCCAGATATTGCTATTTGGGGAGCTCTGCTTGGAGGTTGCAGAGTGAAGAGTGACTTGAAGTTGGCAGAGGAAGTGGTGGAGAGGGCTGGTGGATTAGAAGCAAATGAATCAGGAGTTTATGTGCTTTTGTCTAATATTTATGCATCTGCAGGTCAATGGCCGGAGGCTTTAAGTGCAAGAGAGAAGATGGAAGAGAAGAAAGTGTGGAAGAAAGCAGGGTGCAGTAGTGTTATTCATGATATTCATGTGGATGTCTGA
- the LOC117934197 gene encoding 25.3 kDa vesicle transport protein isoform X2, translating into MVKLTIVGRVSDGLPLAQGLRYQNDEENENFLCYKQQAEFILKEISRGALSPSKMTIHIDHYHCFNYLVENGHCFITLCDSSYPRKLAFHYLQDLQKEFEKFDIGLMEKITKPYSFVRFDGIIGNIRKQYIDTRTQANLSKLNANRGQDLDIIAKHMSEIIQKGPKSGHCFEMDSYHPHCSCCCYSIMGQLNPYRELQLRVHKIAETLGFTTTKYDTTICHGACL; encoded by the exons ATGGTTAAGCTAACAATAGTTGGAAGGGTAAGCGATGGGCTTCCTCTAGCTCAAGGTCTTAGGTACCAAAATGATGAGGAGAATGAGAATTTCTTATGTTACAAGCAACAAGCAGAGTTCATCCTCAAAGAAATCTCAAGAGGAGCCTTGTCACCTTCAAAGATGACCATCCACATTGATCATTACCATTGTTTCAa CTACTTGGTTGAGAATGGACATTGCTTCATCACATTATGCGATTCTTCATATCCAAGAAAACTAGCTTTCCACTATCTGCAAGATTTGCAAAAGGAGTTTGAGAAGTTTGATATTGGCCTCAtggagaaaattacaaaaccatacagctttgttagatttg ATGGCATTATTGGGAATATTAGAAAGCAATATATAGATACAAGAACGCAGGCCAATCTGTCGAAGCTAAATGCTAATCGTGGACAAGATCTTGATATCATTGCAAAACACATGTCTgaaatcatacaaaaaggacCAAAATCAG GTCATTGCTTTGAAATGGACAGCTATCACCCTCATTGTAGTTGTTGCTGTTATTCTATTATGGGGCAGCTTAATCCTTACAGAGAACTTCAGTTACGAGTTCATAAAATAGCTGAAACCTTAGGATTTACAACAACAAAATACGATACAACGATCTGCCATGGGGCTTGTTTGTGA
- the LOC117934123 gene encoding transcription factor LAF1-like encodes MGCNSLEKSKIKPKHRKGLWSPEEDARLRNYVLKYGHGCWSSVPVNAGLQRNGKSCRLRWINYLRPGLKRGMFTIEEEETIMALHRLLGNKWSQIAQNFPGRTDNEIKNYWHSCLKKKVVKAQEMEVHMNSQCINSNSQSIDSSTSQEKPSIQFPGFESFENMKGSSSTDTDQSIPQMLDCPRVDTQESPLPKILFAEWLSLDHIYGQLFVNSGESVISKDTLDQHDPTFQDNFTHGFLPNEESYGGELHRGLSNDSSSDMFSPQFKFESQTPGSGICDFVYGDEICSDFNMNGHVMY; translated from the exons ATGGGGTGTAATTCATTGGAGAAGTCGAAGATAAAGCCCAAACACCGAAAGGGGTTATGGTCACCGGAAGAAGATGCTAGGCTCAGAAACTATGTCCTCAAATATGGCCATGGCTGCTGGAGCTCCGTCCCTGTTAACGCCG GTTTGCAAAGGAATGGAAAGAGCTGCAGATTAAGGTGGATTAACTACTTAAGACCAGGATTAAAACGCGGGATGTTTACGATCGAGGAGGAAGAGACGATCATGGCCCTTCATCGCTTGTTAGGCAACAA GTGGTCTCAGATAGCGCAGAATTTTCCTGGAAGAACTGATAATGAGATTAAGAACTACTGGCATTCATGTCTCAAGAAGAAAGTGGTGAAAGCTCAGGAAATGGAAGTTCATATGAACTCCCAATGCATCAACTCTAACTCACAGAGCATTGATTCTTCAACTTCACAAGAAAAGCCATCAATCCAATTTCCGGGTTTCGAATCGTTTGAAAACATGAAAGGATCATCTTCAACAGATACTGATCAGTCCATTCCACAGATGTTGGACTGTCCTAGAGTGGACACGCAGGAAAGCCCCTTGCCGAAGATTTTATTCGCAGAGTGGCTTTCTCTTGACCATATTTATGGCCAGCTCTTTGTTAATTCGGGCGAGTCAGTTATTTCCAAGGATACTCTTGATCAGCATGATCCAACCTTTCAAGACAATTTCACGCATGGTTTCCTACCGAACGAGGAGTCATATGGAGGTGAATTGCACCGTGGCCTAAGCAATGATTCGTCCAGTGACATGTTTTCGCCGCAATTTAAGTTCGAGAGCCAGACTCCGGGAAGTGGGATATGTGATTTTGTGTATGGGGATGAAATATGCAGTGATTTCAACATGAACGGCCATGTAATGTACTGA
- the LOC117934197 gene encoding 25.3 kDa vesicle transport protein isoform X1 codes for MVKLTIVGRVSDGLPLAQGLRYQNDEENENFLCYKQQAEFILKEISRGALSPSKMTIHIDHYHCFNYLVENGHCFITLCDSSYPRKLAFHYLQDLQKEFEKFDIGLMEKITKPYSFVRFDGIIGNIRKQYIDTRTQANLSKLNANRGQDLDIIAKHMSEIIQKGPKSEISERMSVTPRTVSPIWSSPFLKVIALKWTAITLIVVVAVILLWGSLILTENFSYEFIK; via the exons ATGGTTAAGCTAACAATAGTTGGAAGGGTAAGCGATGGGCTTCCTCTAGCTCAAGGTCTTAGGTACCAAAATGATGAGGAGAATGAGAATTTCTTATGTTACAAGCAACAAGCAGAGTTCATCCTCAAAGAAATCTCAAGAGGAGCCTTGTCACCTTCAAAGATGACCATCCACATTGATCATTACCATTGTTTCAa CTACTTGGTTGAGAATGGACATTGCTTCATCACATTATGCGATTCTTCATATCCAAGAAAACTAGCTTTCCACTATCTGCAAGATTTGCAAAAGGAGTTTGAGAAGTTTGATATTGGCCTCAtggagaaaattacaaaaccatacagctttgttagatttg ATGGCATTATTGGGAATATTAGAAAGCAATATATAGATACAAGAACGCAGGCCAATCTGTCGAAGCTAAATGCTAATCGTGGACAAGATCTTGATATCATTGCAAAACACATGTCTgaaatcatacaaaaaggacCAAAATCAG AAATCTCAGAAAGAATGTCTGTGACTCCACGAACAGTTTCACCAATATGGAGTTCACCATTTCTTAAG GTCATTGCTTTGAAATGGACAGCTATCACCCTCATTGTAGTTGTTGCTGTTATTCTATTATGGGGCAGCTTAATCCTTACAGAGAACTTCAGTTACGAGTTCATAAAATAG